GAAGTCAAGTAGCCATGGAATTTCTTTTGTTCTTCATAAGATACGGGCTTTGTTGCATACGTCAAAATCAGGAATGCAATTAGACCTGCAAGCATCCCCCAGAGTGTATTATGGACACCGAACGGGAACTTCCAAATTGCAAAGGTGACAAATGCAACTACGCCCGCGACAATTAAGCTCCATAGGGCGGCTGTTTTGCCCACCCTTGGCCAGAACAACACCCCTATCAATGGAAATATGTAAGCCGCGATACAGATACCAGCACCCGCTGTTCCCAGCACCACGATGAAGCCCGGTTTTGTTAAGACAAAGAAAAACATAAATACGGTGACCACTAACACAAATATTTTCCCAACCAGTGTCTCTCTTTTTGGATCAGCCTTTGGATCGATGTATTTTACCCATATATCTCGCGTTAATAGTGAGCTTGCCGATATAAGTTGCGAGTCAAGGGTCGACATACCGGCGGCAAAGGCTGCAGAGATTATCACCGCTCCCACATAGGGTGCGTATTTAGCAAGGAGGGCAGGAATGATGGCGTCCGTTGCCGCTCCCTTTAAGCCAGGCAGCAGAACCAATGCACTGATGCCGATCAACATAACCGTTACCGTCTGGAACCATGGGCTGAGGATGGCGATGCTTACAGCCGATTGGGTAATAGCCTTACCAGATTTAGCCATGAAGGCCCTTTGTATCATGTGGGGGAGCAGCGGTGCGAATCCCCAGGTCATGATGAAGCCGAACCACAAAGCCCATTTAAACCTCCCAGGGTCGAAGATCTCCGGATGCCTTTCGGCAA
The sequence above is drawn from the Deltaproteobacteria bacterium genome and encodes:
- a CDS encoding sodium:solute symporter family protein encodes the protein MTVTGAVILVFIVYVIIIAIIGYIGWKKTQLTPEDYFLAGRTLGAFVLSLTLIATYASMWTFLGAVGANYRLGTSFMACMITWNLLWPLMIWVFGVRIWLLGKKFGYITPSDMFADYYKSETMRVIASVIGIIALIPYMSIQLLGGGLAFEAATGGAIPFWAGALIMVIVIALYTFFGGLRAVAWTDVLQGLFFLVVLLILSIWAIKLTGGNPFRIIAERHPEIFDPGRFKWALWFGFIMTWGFAPLLPHMIQRAFMAKSGKAITQSAVSIAILSPWFQTVTVMLIGISALVLLPGLKGAATDAIIPALLAKYAPYVGAVIISAAFAAGMSTLDSQLISASSLLTRDIWVKYIDPKADPKRETLVGKIFVLVVTVFMFFFVLTKPGFIVVLGTAGAGICIAAYIFPLIGVLFWPRVGKTAALWSLIVAGVVAFVTFAIWKFPFGVHNTLWGMLAGLIAFLILTYATKPVSYEEQKKFHGYLTSAIHGGKTK